AAGATTGGTGCTAGtgggtctctgtgtgtgtatgctggGTTGACTTAGGCTAGGCAAGGTTAAGTGGTGGGGTTACGTGAAGATGTGCAGAGTTGGGTGAGGTGAGTCTGGATCAAGGaagatgggttaggttaggttagatcaatgTTTACTtagtctaggttaggttaggttaggttagagtggATTTacgttggtttggtttggtttagtttgtttatgttatgttatgttaggttacattaaggttaggtcaggtcaattaagtttggttacattaggttaggttaggctacgtcAGTTTGAATtggattaggtcaggttagacaGAAGAAAGTTACAGTCAGTTAGGGCAAGTTAGTTAAGCTTATATTAGGTGTACGACACACTgagttaagttatgttaggttatgcaaGACTTAATTAGTTCAGtcagattatgttaggttaaatcATGCAAGACTGaattaggttagactaggttaggttacgttaggttgaattaggttaggttatgcaaGGTCGaatcagattaggttaggttaggtttgggaaGATTATATTGCGGAATTCCAAGCCTGTCTATCACTATTTGTGTTATCAGCTCCCCTGCCTCGAGGAAGTGTTGAATTATTgtaatctttcttttataatgtTATCACAGTAAGTTTTAAAATGCCTGTGGAGGACGCTGTAAAAACTAGTAGATAATGTTATGTGCATataggcgatggtggtggtggtggtggtggtggtggtggtggtggtggtggtgaaggtggtggtggaggtagtgatggtggtggtggtgtaggtggtaCTGTAAAAGAtcgtaatggtagtggtggtggtgatgataatgatgaagaagaagatgatgatgatgatgataacaatgaggatgaagatgataacGATAATTATGACGACGACGATAATGATGACAGCCGTGTACGTGTGTTCTGCTTGGTCATAGTAACACGCACGCGGGGGATTTAGACTGGCTTAGTTGGGAGTCAGCAGGTGCATATGATCTACGTAGTAAAATAAGGTTCACGTGTGCTTATCTTTTATTCAGGCAAGATTTGGTAAGTTAGGGTGCGCTGAGGTTGGTTGAGGTGGGCTAGATGAGAATGAGGTACACTGGGCTGGAGTAATGTAGGCCCGGATAGGCTGGATTTAGGCTAATTTAGGCTGAAGTGGGCTGGGATGGACTTTGGTTGATTTGGTCTGAGTTGGGCTAGGAAGGAATAGCTTAGGCTGGAGTAGGCTGGATTTAGGTTAATTTGTGCTGAGGTGGGCTGGGGTGGACCATTTTAGGCTATGGGAGGCTGGAGGTGGGCTGAGGAGGGCTAAGAATTACTGAAATGGACTGGGTTGAAACAAAGTTGGGCTGGATCGGGACAAAAGTGGGCTGGCGTGATGTAAGTTGACCTGAGGTGGGCTagatctatcttttttttttctttttcttctacctatccatctatcaatctaagtaccatgtatgtatgtatgtatgtatgtatgtaagtatgtatgtatgtatgtatggaagtatttatctatttatatatcatctaaacatctatctatcaatcaatcaatcaatcaatctaactatctatttatttacctattttcttatctatctagctacctgtctacttacctacctactaatctatctgtctatctacctacctatatcTGGCTATCTATTTGCGTGGGTTCAAGTACATTAAGGTAAGTCTATCAAGCCTCTGTCAAGCGTCAAGTAGGTCAGCTTGGCTCTGTGTGGGTGAGCTGAAGAGAGTTTCAAGATTAATAAACTCACGAGAACTTATTAGGTATGATGGGGATTAaggtggtgtgagagagagagagagagagagagagagagagagagagagagagagagagagagagagagagagagagagagagagagagagagagagagagagaagaaagtgacaCTCAGGAAATACCGGAATGCAGAAGTTAATATTTCGTAATTTacttggagggagagagagagagagagagagagagagagagagagagagagagagagagagagagagagagagagagagagagagagagagagagagagagagagagagagagagttactgtaCTTGTTTGCTGCCTACGTAGATAATATTCGACACACTTATGTAATTATTAAGGCCGCTGTGTTGTTACGTGGATGAGGACTATAATGTttggtattgctgctgctgctgctgctgctgctgctgttcttgttgttgttgttgttgttgttgttgttgttgatgatggtggtagtggtggtggtggggtgctGCCTGGTGGGGTGAGTCATGGGGCCAGTGTCAGCTACCCCGAGGTGGAGGAAGCTGAGAGGCCTGAGGTAATTTCCCGATTCttgcgaggaagggagggtgggagggatgcttgagagagagagagagagagagagagagagagagagagagagagagagagagagagagagtgtgtgtgtgtgtgtgtgtgtgtgtgtgtgtgtgtgtgtgtgtgtgcgcacgcggGAGCAGGGATGGGGGAGCAGGGATGGGGGAGGAGAGCCTGCAGCCGAGGCACCGCTAACTCACCTCCTTACAGAACACCTGTTGTGCCGCGCAGCTCCGCGCCGCGCTGCCGGACGCACGATAGTCTCAAGAAATCCCGTAGGAGATTCACGACTTTTTCGCCCCAAAATTTCGCAACGCTTCCAAACTCTGAAAACCCAGCGAGCCGCTGCGTGGGAGTCAGACGGGCGGCGGAGAGACACAGCGACCAACGACACTCCTGCTCCCACCTGTGTTACGGTTCCCATTAGAAACCGGCGAGTGAACGACTTTCGGTAGCGAGTGTTCCGCGGCAGACACCGGGCGGAGCCGCTGAAGACCGCGGCCAGGGAGTGTTGTTAGTGGCGGTGCCATGTGTGGGTGGCGCGGGCAGCGCTGAGTTCGGTATCTGTGTACCTCCCACGAGCATGCCCTCCCGCGGGTGCCCTCAATACCACTCAAGCAACGGCCCTCTGCTGGGCCTCACCTCCAGGTCAGTGTCCGTCCCGACCCTGTGCTCTGCTCCTCCCAGGGCACTCCATCTTCACTCCGCAGACATGGGCACTCTGGCATCGCCTCGTGAGCAACTGGGCGCCCTTCACCCACTGCTGGTGGCCAGCGGCGTTCAGCTGAACCACAAGGCACGCGACAAGCCTGATGTGTCTTGCTGCGACAACGGAGACTGGCCTCGCAGCACCTCGCCGGCACACTCCAATCACAGCGGCAACTCCTCCTTGCCCTCCGAGGAGGTGGTGGACTCAGGAGTCTGTTCTGAGCACGACACTCCGCCGCTCACGGTCCGCTACCAAGCCTCACGCTCACCTCTTCACCGTCAGGCGGCATCAGACTCAGACTGCGAGAGCAACCTGTCCAGTGACTCCCTGCCAGACCAGTGCCGCGGATCGAGGCGATGGACGCCCCCGCGCCGCGCCGCACGCCCTGGAGGCGGAAAGCTCACACTTCCCGAGGCACTACTCCAGGAGATCAAGGAGAAATGGCAGGAATTACAACACCGACGTCAACAACAGGGCCGAGTGGACGTCCCTGAGCGGGGCGGCTGCGGGCAACTGGGCACGAGGGCGGTGGCAAGTCAGTGGTCTGCCGGCCGCCACGCTCACCACCGCCGCTCCTCCTGCCCCGCCAGCCCAGTCCTCTCACGCGCCtcgtccctctccttcccttcttctttctcgctGTTTGACGAGGAACTGGAGTCGCCCCGCAGCTCTCCCGTGTACCTAGAAGGGTGGCGCCTGATGGGGGTGCAGAGGCCCTGTGATCATGTGGGGGCGCGGGCCCTCTACGAGTGCCGTGACGAGGAGGCCGGCCAAGGCTTCGCGGGCATCCGTGACATATTCTCCCCGCAGCAGGACTCCACCATCAAGAGCTGCAAGGGCACCGTCAGGGGTGTGAAGAACAGAGTGCGTGCAGGAATCGCCACCTTCACCACAGACCAAAGGATAACAAAGGTGAGTGTCCTCCAGCTgtcctcattttttcccctcttgctGAGCGACAAGAGAGGATCGGAAAGAAAGGCGGGGACGAGGAGAGAAGTGTTGCGGAAAATAGTTTGCGACGGCGTTGGGAAATCCCGGTGGGTGTGGCGCGGGGAAGAACAGGGTGGGGTCGGGAAGGGCAGACGGGGGGGACGGCGCGATCCCCGTGTTGTGAAAGGCTGGCAGGATAAGGATGTTGAGTGTCACCTGTCTCACTGAAGCTGTGACGCTGATGgactctctctgtctgtctgtttgtctgaatATACAATATACGTAAGCCTGACTATACGTATAtcatctctctctgtttttctgtctgtttgtctgcctatcCGTCTACTTA
The Scylla paramamosain isolate STU-SP2022 chromosome 3, ASM3559412v1, whole genome shotgun sequence genome window above contains:
- the LOC135094383 gene encoding uncharacterized protein LOC135094383: MPSRGCPQYHSSNGPLLGLTSRSVSVPTLCSAPPRALHLHSADMGTLASPREQLGALHPLLVASGVQLNHKARDKPDVSCCDNGDWPRSTSPAHSNHSGNSSLPSEEVVDSGVCSEHDTPPLTVRYQASRSPLHRQAASDSDCESNLSSDSLPDQCRGSRRWTPPRRAARPGGGKLTLPEALLQEIKEKWQELQHRRQQQGRVDVPERGGCGQLGTRAVASQWSAGRHAHHRRSSCPASPVLSRASSLSFPSSFSLFDEELESPRSSPVYLEGWRLMGVQRPCDHVGARALYECRDEEAGQGFAGIRDIFSPQQDSTIKSCKGTVRGVKNRVRAGIATFTTDQRITKYFMERERGKVVVYLTTLGIVRDTYERCLRIRKILWTLLVRFEERDVFMARDTQLQLLDRLHSSHVSVPHVFLEGQYLGDAEQIERLNECGELRRLLQPYRRACQVSPCDTCGGFRLLPCSVCNGSKKSVHRNDFTLEFVALKCSSCDESGLVRCVECDEDKDGLERPA